TGGAATTGGTAGTATGAAGCTTTATACCTGAACGATTCTCGTGAGAGATTTAATACTAAAAAGTAGCGTTCCATCGCAAACAACCCTTATTGTGACTTGATATCTTGGAAATTTTTACTTACGGTAGTGTCAGAAAAATCATCAAAATATTTTTCAACCTTCTATATTGGCTAAAGTGGTTTAATTTCTTTTTTCATTTTATATTTCTTTCTGATTATCTCTATGAGTTTATTTTCTTTTAATAACCTGTAAATAGCGTCAGAATTCACAGGAAGACTAAGCTCCCATACTATAAAGGGTACTTCGGACTTAAATCTTTTTACTTCAAATCCATTTATCTTACTTAACTTTTTCCATAGAGATCTTTAAGATTTTTCTTTTTATCTTTTCATCGGGAGATTTTTCAAATCTCTTTTTAAAAAATTTTACAGAGCATAGCCTGTCCACGGGCTATGCTCTCATCACTCATTACCCTTAATTTAATCAATTCTAACGTACCACCATGTGCATGAACTTTCCCATAAAAATTTAAAAAAGGGCTTGACAAAGAGATATAGAAAGTATTATAATTATAAATGAAGGTAAAAAATGCAAGGACATAGCCATGTTGCGTATTATAATAGTTTTATTTTGTTCTTTACTTTTAATCAATTGTGAAAGAAACCCTGTTAATGGTGACAATAATGATGATTCGAATACCCAAAATGAAGAGCGGATTTTATTTATCAGGAATGTTAAAAAAAAACTAAGTCAAATATGCACCATGAAGCCTGATGGTTCACACATAAAGGTTATTTCACAAACAGAAGTTAATTTACATAACATTGGTTATATCCAAGCCAGATGGTCACCCGATAAATCAAAGGTTGTAGTTGTTGGTGGCCCTGAAAGTTCTCCTGATATTTTCCCATTATGGCTTATTGATATGAGTGGGAATTTTTGTCGAAAGATTGCAACTGATGGATTTATGTCTGTATGGGAATCAAATGGAGAATATATAATTTTTGCCCACAGGAGAGGATATTTTTCTGAGACGTTCGATATATATCGAATTAATATTAACACAGGGGAAGAATCAGTCATATTGTGGGCCGAAACAGGGACTTCAGGGCCAAACTCTGGCTACATATATCAGTTGTTGGACATTTTTCCTGGAGAGGATAACAAAATTTTATTAAACGAATATTATACATATCGTGATACAACCAGTGGTGAACAAATAAGAGAAGATTCTGAACTGCTCATTTATGATTATTTAACTGAAGCAAAAACATATCTCACGAATAATGATCTGAATGAAGGTTGGGCACGAATATCAAATGATGGTAATTTTATAATATATCATCTTAATGATGGACTATATTTGATGGATAAATTTGGTGAAAATATTGAAGAAGTGATAGCAAATACTAATAAAAAACAACAATTTTTGCATCTATGTTGGTCTCCGGATGGAAAAAAGGTTTTAGCTTCAATTTTAGATAGTTCTATTGAAAATAACAGGTTTTATGATATCTATGCAATTGATCTTAATACAAAAGCATTTCTAAACTTAACAAATACAGCTAAAGATTCAATTTCTAACTATGTTATGGACTGGAAATAAAAAGTGTTACGAAGGAGGTGATGAAATAACAACCAATAAGTCTTTCATAACAAATTAACAATTTATTAACCAATTTTAATGAAGGTTACCGATGATTAAGAGATCCATTTTGTTAGCAGGAGTGTTACTTTTAAGTGCAGCTATAATTAAACCAAGAAAACAAGGGATTATCATGAAAAAAGCACTATTTGTTTTCGGTCTGATAGTTTTAATATTGAGTTGTGAAAAAAATCCAGTGGATAATAACGAACCAACATCCCCTGAAGAAGAGCGGATTTTATTTATCAGGAATGTTAAAGGAAAACTAAGTCAAATATGCACCATGAAACCGGATGGGTCTGGTATAAAAGTTATCGCACATCATGATTATAGTGATGACGTATATTATCCCCAAGGGTACATGTTTGCTCGATGGTCACCGGATAAATCAAAAATTGTGGTGCAGGGAGGCCCAGATAGCACACTAGAATATTGCCCTCTGTGGCTGATGGATATGGGAGGCAATCTAATGTATCGATTGATATGGAATGGTAACATACCAATTTGGACTTCAGATGGTGAAAATGTTATTTATTCAAGAAGAAGAGGATATTTTTCTCTTACGAATGATATTTACAAGATAAATATTAATACTTTAAATGAAGAAACATTACTATTTGCAGAGACAGGGCCACCCGGTAGTAATTCAGGATATATTTATCAACTTTTAGATATACTTCCTGATGATAATACAAAATTAATTTTAAATGAGTATTATTCTTATCAGGACTCAACTGGCAAACAAACAAAAACTGATGATGAGCTACTTATCTATGATTTTTTAAACAATACCAAACAATATCTCACAGATAATGATTTAGAAGAAGGTCGGGCTAAAATATCTCCAGATGGAAGCTTAATTGCGTATTCAACATGCAATGTTGGTTCTCCTTCAAATAATTTATTTTTAATGAGATCAAACGGAGATAGTCTCCGACAACTAACTTTTGGTTCTACAGATGTTTATCTATTTTTCAACTGGTCACCTAATGGGAGAAAAATAGCTTGCTCAAAATCCGATCAGTCAAAAGGTTATAATCCTTATAGCGATATTTTTATCATAGATATTCAGACAGGGGTTGTTAATAGATTAACGAATACAGCCCAGGATAGCATCAGTAATGCGGTAATGGACTGGAAATAAAAAATAGGTGACCGCTATGATGAAAATGTTCTTTTCAGGTTTTACATAACGATTAAGTCAACTCTAATTATTTGTCCCAGGAAAGAATTGTCGGGATAATATTATATCAACATATTAATCGTTAATCTGAGAGGAGGTGTTTAAAATGTGTGGAACTAAAAGTTATTTCACGATTTCGGTTTTGCTGTTTTTGGCCTTATTCTTCAGCGAATCTTTTTCCCAGTACACTTGGGTGAATACTACAGATTCAGAAGGAAATGCAATCCGTATGAAGGTCAACAGCAAAACTGGAGCGCCTTACCGTCTGTACTGATTGAAAGTAAACTTCAACAACCGTTACGGACACATCACGGAGCAAAACGTACAGGGACTCAGCAGACAATTTTTAGCAGAATATGCCAAGTTGCTGAAGATTCAACCAGGGGCTTTAAAGTTTGAGAGTGCCGTGAACAACAAGGGAAGATGGTACATCAACTTTAAGCAGCAATACAAAGGAGTTCCGGTCTATAGAGCGAATGTAGGATTTACAGTCCACGAAAATGGAAATGTGGTATTGGTGGGATCGGACGTATATCCGGATATTTCCATCGATGCTACTCCTTCCATTTCCTCGGATGAAGCCCTGAAGATCGCTCAATCCAACTTCATGGAATTAACCGGTACGGATTCTCTGGTAATAAGAAAAGAGCCAGAGCTCATTATTTTCCCAGTAGAGAATGAAAAAAATTTCAGTTATATTCTTTCGTACAATATTGAATTGGAATATATTGACTCATTAAACGTTTACAGTCAAGTATATTTTATTAATGCTAAAACAGGCGAAATTATAAAGGAATATTCAAATATTATGAATGATTGTATTAATGCAACGTTAAATTATAAATATTGGCCAGAACATTACTATGACCAACAAAGTGGTGACCAAGTATATAGAAATTCAAAGGTTAGACTTTATAATTTATTGGGTCAAGCAGTGGATACAAAAAATACTAATTCAACTGGTTATGTTAGTTTTTGCAATTTAGCATATAATACATATTTTCTCACTGCTAAATTTGAGAATTCCTATGTAAGACTTCGAAATACTAATGGTCTTACAAAATCTTTGCTTCCAGGAACATATAATCTATCGTGGGATGCAACAGATGAAAGTAATGTTTATCATCATGTTAATTTAATTCATGACTTCTTTAAGAATTCACCATTTAATTATGATGGTATGGATTATAGAATGGATGCATTCATCAATCAAGGAAGCTCTTATAATGGATGGGCTGATGGAAATAGTATAGGGTTTGGTTCCCAATACGGACAATATTGGGCAAGATCGAGTGACGTAGTTTACCACGAATATACACATAATACAATTTATCATTTATATGGAAACAATTGGATTGGTGATCCGAATAATTGGTATACTCAAGGAAGTGCAATGGACGAAGGATTCGCTGATTTTTTTGCATGTACGATAAACAATGATCATATCCAAGGTGAGTCAGTTGGTGTTAGTAGAGATTTGAATAACATATTAGAATGGGATCCAAGTGAAAATAAGTATTATAATTGTCGTGTAATAGGAGGTGCTTGCTGGGATTTACGAGAACAAATTGGCAGTAGCATCACCAATAAGATCGTTTTTGATGCACTTCAAATGCAGCATCATGCCTATAATTTTGCTGATTTTCTTGATAACATGATTTTAGCAGATGATGATGATGATGGTAATGTTTACAATGGTACCCCCCATGATGATCAAATATGTGATGCGTTTATTAACAACCATAAAATAGATGGAACTTATTTAGCAGGAAAAATTAAAAGAGATATTACAATTGACCATTTTGTAATCATAATTGGGAATGTTACTGTTACATCAGGTGCAACACTGACGATTCAACCTGGAGTAACAGTGGAATTTGGTGGTTACTACAATCTTACTGTTCAAGAAGGTGGAAAAATCATAGCAGAAGGAAC
The sequence above is drawn from the Candidatus Neomarinimicrobiota bacterium genome and encodes:
- a CDS encoding PD40 domain-containing protein, with protein sequence MLRIIIVLFCSLLLINCERNPVNGDNNDDSNTQNEERILFIRNVKKKLSQICTMKPDGSHIKVISQTEVNLHNIGYIQARWSPDKSKVVVVGGPESSPDIFPLWLIDMSGNFCRKIATDGFMSVWESNGEYIIFAHRRGYFSETFDIYRININTGEESVILWAETGTSGPNSGYIYQLLDIFPGEDNKILLNEYYTYRDTTSGEQIREDSELLIYDYLTEAKTYLTNNDLNEGWARISNDGNFIIYHLNDGLYLMDKFGENIEEVIANTNKKQQFLHLCWSPDGKKVLASILDSSIENNRFYDIYAIDLNTKAFLNLTNTAKDSISNYVMDWK
- a CDS encoding PD40 domain-containing protein — encoded protein: MIKRSILLAGVLLLSAAIIKPRKQGIIMKKALFVFGLIVLILSCEKNPVDNNEPTSPEEERILFIRNVKGKLSQICTMKPDGSGIKVIAHHDYSDDVYYPQGYMFARWSPDKSKIVVQGGPDSTLEYCPLWLMDMGGNLMYRLIWNGNIPIWTSDGENVIYSRRRGYFSLTNDIYKININTLNEETLLFAETGPPGSNSGYIYQLLDILPDDNTKLILNEYYSYQDSTGKQTKTDDELLIYDFLNNTKQYLTDNDLEEGRAKISPDGSLIAYSTCNVGSPSNNLFLMRSNGDSLRQLTFGSTDVYLFFNWSPNGRKIACSKSDQSKGYNPYSDIFIIDIQTGVVNRLTNTAQDSISNAVMDWK